The genomic DNA gataaagagcaatgtatgatagatatgcaaaaaagtaacgatgataaaggaaacaggccattgttagctgtatgtagggtgaaaatgagaagctagtgcgacttggattgggggagggatagagagagagggaatgcccgcgctccctgaagtgagagaaatcaagattcataccactgcccaagaaaaatatgagattcttctcctccaatttgtgtttagcctcatgacaatggaggagacctaggacagaaaggtttgtgtaggagtgggaaggagaattagaGTGTccaacaactgggagatcaggtgggttcagGCAGACTATGCGAAGGTGTTCTGCTAAACGATATAGAAATGagctgaggagaaatgtctttagtcagagggtggtgaatctgtggatttctttgccacaataggctgtggaggcccaatggatatatttaaggcagagatagattcttgatttgtacaggtgtcagaggttatggagataaggcaggagaatggggttaggagggagtgagagatcagccatgattgaatggtagagtagacttgatgggccgaatggcctaatgctactatTCCTTGtgatatttaagagacttttggataggcacaatggatatgcagggaataaaatGATATGGATTATATACAGGGAGATTAGGGTTTGCTGCTGGCATTaggttgggcacagacattgtgggctgaggcacctgttcctgtgatgtattaTGTTCTAATTCCCCAACGTCAACTTTCACTTCTTACAGAAGCTAGTGATCTCCCATGTttgcaatattaaaaatatattgatAATGTGCCAGATTATTCAACCAGTAATCTAGATCTGTTGACACCAGTTGTCATTGACCAAGTCTGGCACATTCTTTGTGGAAGGAAAGAGACTTTCCATTTCATTCCCATCAAATGTGATCATTCATTACAACAAAATCCACAGCAGTAAGTTTACAGTAGAAGATTGCTGTTTCTCAATCCAATCTGTGACTTGCTTTCCAGAATCCAGTCAAGTCACTGAGGTAACAAACCCCCATTGTCTGTCTGCACAGGTCATTTTTAGACTTGATGTTTGCCATTGTTAAATATCAggcggctcagtggcgcagcagtagagttgcggccttgcagtgccagagacctgggtttgatcctgactaagggtactgtctgtacagagtttgtacattctccctgtgaccacgcgggttttctccaggtgctccagttacctctaAAGATGTACACGTTTATAGGTTCAttagctttagtaaaattgttatTCCAACTGGCTTAAGTCTTATCTACCtgtatataatccatatccctttattccctgcatagccatgtgcctatccaaaaatctcttaaatatcactgttgctatgagaatacagggtgacttggacaggttgggggagtgggcagatgcatggcagatgaagttaaatgcggataaatgcgaggttatccacttagtaacaaaaacagtaaggcagattactatctaaatggcatcaagttgggaaaaggggagtacaatgggatctgggggtccttgtacaccagtctatgaaagtaagcatgcaggtacagcaggcagtgaagaaagtgaatggcatgttggccttttgacaagaggaatcgaatataggagcaaagaggtccttctacagttgtacagagccctagtgagacctcacctggagtattgtgtccagttttggtcccctaatttgaggaaggacattcttgctattgagggagtgcagcgtaggtttacaagtttaattctcgggatggcgggactgtcatatgctgcgagaatggagcagctgggcttgtaccctctggagtttagaaggatgagagggtatctcattgaaacatataagattgttaagagcttggacacgctagaggcaggaaacatgttcccgatgttgggggagtccagaattacgggccacagtttaagccatttacaacagagacgaggaaacactttttctcacagagagtgctgagtctgtggaattcactgcctcagagggcggtggaggcgggttctatggatgctttcaagagagagctagatagggctcttgaaaatagcggagtcgggggatatggggagaaggcaggaacggagtactgattggggatgatcagccatgatcacattgaatggcggtgctggctcgaagggccaaaaggcctactcatgcacctattgtctattgtatctatctccaccaccatccttggtagtgcattccaggcactcactaccctctgtacTTGCTCCGCACaaattttgcccctttcaccttaaggtTATGCTAGTATTTGAAGTTTATTTTATGAGGGAGTAGgtgctgactgtctatcctatctgttCAACTAATTGCTGATGGTTCATTGCCTTCTCAACAGTTTGATTATTGCTACATTGGCAAATAAAATAACCTTTTGTCATCACCAAATCTATCCTCCCACATCAGTCCCCAGCTTTCTATCCATATTGGCTTTGAGCTAGTGATTGTGATATACAAGACTTTCACCAGAGGGATTGACATTTCATTTGTTTTCTTGCATAATAGAAAGGCCAGACCTTCTCGTGAACTCCATGAGCTAGACTGGGACTGCAAAGTTACAAATTGAGTGTGTAGCAaaggaactgaggatgctggcatttaccgaagatagacacaaagtgttggagtaacttagcgggtcaggcgacatctcaggagaaaaaggatatgtgatgttttgtgttgggatctTTATTGAGTGCTCAGAGGGGGTGTGTGTCGGCAGGACAAGAATCGATGACCCCGGGGAGGCAGTGAAAGTGGGAGGTACAAATTGAGTATTCCTTATAGCAAGAGATGAGAGTGGACAAATGAAACTCACAAAATAATCTATTCCCAAAAAACTGGTTGCGGATATAAAGTTTAAACTTCCCAGTTCAGGCTCAAATACAAAAATCCATTGTCTGAAGCATAGTCGCTACAAACATCGCAAATGGAATGTCTGCAAAGTAAGATTATAAAGTGGTATTCTTGCATGATGCTTTTTCTATCATTTATAATGATGATCATCTGAGGGATTTTATTATTAAAATGAGGGCTTGTATCAAACATTTGTGTGAGATAAAATGAATGTACTGCATTGCTGCATCATTGTGTATGTAATGGTAGTTAATTGTGATAAGCCTGTTCAATATTCCACACAAAGGCTTTTGAACACTGTTAAAGGCCCTCATTGTAATTTGCTCTTTTCTTCCTAGAAACACAGTACTGCTACACAAGGCATAAAATGAATGCAAAGGGCGACAGTTCATCAGTTACAAAGCGATGTGTATCGTTGAAGGATTGTTTATCCTTAGGATGCACGCAGCCTGATCATGAAGGATACAAGGTGAATAGGTGGTGTTCAcattcattttaaagaccttttcgCACATGTCTGATGTTCCTAGTTGCTCAATTTTCTATGATTCAATGGCTGCATTAAGCTATGTTtacccctacccccactcaagttattaagaaggtgccaattatagtagggattgtaatatcaagCCCTATAAGCTTAACTGAGGCTCCAAGGAAGGAGCTGGGAAACAGCTCATTTCCTTTTcctctgactagtctgaagaagggtctcgacccgaaatgcaacccattccttttctccagagatgctgcctgtcccgctgagttactccagcattttgagtctcttGTGTTATTTGACGGGCAGGTTACAAACAAAAGAACAAACATTTTAATGATTGAAGAGCAGGCTCATCTCCTCCaggtgatgaagccgaattttagttaaaaatattaaattggtttctgggctagcttacagcttatatttagtgtcaaattaggctttcctcaggttggggggtgtgagagataacattgtctcccaagtgaaggagctggaGAGAAACctttgaagtagagatcaaataaccaatgtttatgggggagcagGCAatcaaggaagagagaaataaacagttgcatctttgtaaacaagtgacctatgtttatgagggaccaaatgacagaggaagcagcgaaaagagctaggggtggtctatttggagataaggcaaatggacaatgtttttagtatatcttgtaccatgtaaaaaaaaaaggtttgatgtgatgtattctgtggaaaccttttccagtacttctgaccatgactaatgtctgtggaatgtgataaggggacaaaaaacctatttaaagcaatgtaattctgttgttcagagaaggtgactgagcacagtcaagtgtctgggttggtcacttgactgtagttctccctcccttccatcggccgatgttaagtaaagttttgaactggtctaccaaatagtgtgtggtgtctgtttattaagaagcgaacctggtttagttgttataaaagtgaCTTTTTCACAGGCCTGCTGCATACAATatgataggcacaaagtgttagagtaacttagcaggtcaggcagcatctcaggagaaaattaacaggtgacgtttcgggtcggaacccttttccTGACTCAATCAATATGATGATGCTCAAACAAGTTGTACCGTCAGTTCCCATTCCATCCAGGCATGGAACCTAATGCTTATCAAGATTCTACATCTcttcccccactacaatcagtctgaagaagggtcttaatcccatgcgtcacctatccatgtcctccagagatgatgcctaacccgctgagatactcccaaCACTTTATGTTCCAtgtaaaattccagcatctacagtcccttgtGTCAAAGATTCTGCATCTGCCCAATTACCATTCAATGACTATTTCTACCACTTTGAGGAAGAAAATGCCAAAGTCTCATGGCCCTCTGAAAGAAAATGTTTTTTGACCTAATAATTTTAAACCGTGACCCCCAACTTGTGCTCAGTTCtgagcatcatgttataggaaagatggtgtcaacctgcaaagggtacaaagaagatttacgaagattttgccaggactagagggtctgagctatagggcgaggttgcgcaggcaaggactctattccttggagtgtaggaggatgaggggtgatcttatagaggtgtataaaatcatgagaggaatagatcgggtagagtctcttgcccagagaacgtgaatcgaagaccagaggacataggttaaaagtGGAggagaaaaggtttaataggaatctgaagggtaactttttcatgcaatggtggttggtgtatggaacaagctaccagaggaggtagttaaggcagggactatcccaacgtttaagaaacagttagacaggtacatggataggacaggtttggagggatatgggccaaatgcaggcaggtgggactagtgttgctgggacatgttggccggtgtgggcaagttgggccgaagggccagtttccacgctgtatcactctatgactctttatcTCTAAATTTTCCCATGCGAGGAAACAGTATACTTTTTGCTTCCACCTCCTTAAAACCCCTCAGGACCTTATGTGTTTTAATCAAGTTGTCCCTCATTTTAATAGCTCCAGCAGTTCCAAACTTAGCATAACTTCTTAAGCCAACCTGCCCATTTCTGGAATCCGTTTAATAATCTTTCTATGAACTGCTTCCAATGCTTTTATATTCTTTAAACCAACAGACAATACTGTTACAAATACCTTATACGACTGAAGCACAAACGCCCTTattttgtattcaattcaattcacaataAATGATAACATTGTGTTGGAgtcgtagagtcacacagcatggaagcaagctATTCAGCTCACCCCATCCACACTGGCTCGAGGGCACtcccattaatcccattttccagcacttggcCCAGAGCCTTCTATGTCTATGCAATTCAAGTGCTTGTCTAGACATTTCTTAAATGCTTTCACTACTCTGCTTTCACTACTCTCCCCAGAGGTGGATTATAGATATCCACTACTCTTAGCATGAAACAAGGTCCCCGTCAGATTCCCTCAAGATCTCTTTCTCTTACCCTAATTGTATGTCATAGTCatatgtgcaaacaggccctacagcccaaattgcccacccaggccaatatgccccatctacattagtaccACCTTTACTCTTTTGgcacatatccccctaaacctatcctattcatgtacctgtctaattttatttaaacattgtgatagtacgtgcctcaactacctactccggtagtttgttccatgcacccatcaacCGGTgtaaaaaatagttacccctcaggttcccattaaatcctaCCCGCCTCACCTtagacctgtgtcctctggttcttgattcctctactctgggcaaaagactctgcgtttacctgatctattcttctcatgattttgtacgcctctctaatatcacccctcatcctcctgtgctactaggaataaagccctagcctgctcaacctctctctgtagctctgtCCCTCAAGTACTGGAGTCTCCCTCGAGTACTCGAGTTTAATCTACTGCTGGTATGAGGAAAGGTTTCCTGTAGTCTAGTCCATTCAtaaattttatacacctcagaaTATGTCCTCTCTCAACCTGCTTTGCCCCAAGGAAAACGCACCTTGTCTCTCCTGTCCCTCCTCATAATTGAAACTTTTCATCATGGTGAATCTCCTCCACATGCACTGTCGCATCCTCTGCAGATACTTAACCTGAAGTTTCATATGTGTGTGCCAAGAATGCATGTCTTCTGGTCGAGGTCCAAGCACTTTGATTATTCCAAATGTTTACCCATAGCCCCCTCTACCTCCCACCTCACAGTCCATTGGTGTGGTCCACAAGGATTCCTTGGGGAAGCTGCCACTTGCCAACCATTCGGggatttagtttaagaaagacaaaaatgctggagaaactcagcgggtgaagcagcatttatggagtgaaggaataggcgacgtttcgggtcgagacccttcttcagtttttgtttagttttgttaagtttagagatagagtgtggaaacatttgattactacgggtgtcaggggttatgaagagaatgtaggagaatgggatcaggagggagagatagatcagccatgattgaatggcagatgggccgaatggcttacttctgccccatatcacttatgaccttatgacacaggcccttcagcccaacaggtccacaacgaccagcgatccccacacattaacattaccctacacaaacctatacgtctttagtgtgtgggaggaaaacgaagatcttggtgaaaacacacacaggtcacggggagaacgtacaaactccgaacagacaagcatcgtagtcaggatcgaacccgggtctctggcgctgcaagtaaatagctctaccgctgtgccaccattccgCCCTCAAGAATGTCGAGTTCTTGTGGGAAGTGGCTCAGAAATGCAAGAAGTTAGCAGAGTGGGTCAGAGAATAACTGTTCGTCTTTCTAGTCTTTTGAGCATTCTGAAAGTTGGAAGGATTCTACCTGATTCTTTTCATTAACAATGGCTGGTATTCAACATTTTAAATCAGTCGATCAATTCTGTCATGGAGCAAGAAAATATGCAAGATGATACCCTCACTATAAACCAAATAATATTCAGTTTCCCCTTTTTTTCAGATCTGCACTTCGTGCTGTGAAGGGACAATCTGTAACCTCCCATTACCAAGAAACACCTCCCAGGCAGTATTTGCAACATTATCTCCTATAAATCAAACAACTCGACAATCACTTCACTCTGCAGTGACTTTAACATGCATTAGTCTTCTCTTGTTGCTTGTTGAATAGCTGGTGCTATTTGATGCTTCCGTGTACAGCGTTATCTAACATAGTATTTATTTTTGTATGATCCATTTATACAGTGAAATGTCTTATatgctgtaaaaaaaaataatggttaAAGAAATGGCCAAACTGATTCCTGTTGTAAAAGTGCATGTGACTTGAGAAAACAAAATCTTGGCGTGCATGATGATGAAAACTGAATTCAATAATCAATATTTATAATCTGTTTATTCTTTACTGTGTGTTTATGCAAGCATGAACATGTCAAAGTAGACAGTACCCACACAAAAACCTAGGTTACTGACACATGATGATTAACTCGATGAGATCTAAaatcatttaattttaaaaaattgaaaaaaaaaaatgatatctgTAATAAGGAAATTAAACTACCATGCTGTCATAAAACTCCATCTGGTTTACAAATGTCCTATGGAGAATGAAATGTGCAGTCTTTATTCTGTCTGCCCTTTATGTGACTCCAGGCTCACAATAATACTTCCATCTGAAATGGCCAAGCGATTCGCTCAGTTTGATGGCTCACTATTACTTTCTACAATAACACAGCATGCAAACAAGTCCTTTGACCCACCATGTCTGCATCAACACCGTggatagcacagtggcgcagtggtagacccaggttccatccagactacgggtgctggctgtgcaaagtttgtatgttctccctgggaccacgcgggctttctctgggtgctctagtcccccccccccccccccacatcataatgcaaatttgtaggttctgtaaattgttcccagagtgtaggatgcaaaactgtgtAGGATGCTAAATTGAAATAacggtgaacgggtgatcgatggtcggcgtggacttgggcctgtttccacgctgtatctctgtacaaaCTGTACTAAACTGTACAAACGGACACTCAAGCATCCATCAACACAATTTCCACGCTAATCCCATTTAATTTTGCTACGTTACCATTATTTCCCCctgccagattctaccactcacctacaaacTATTGACAATTTATAGCGGCCAGTTCACATGGTGAGTCGAGACACTTTGTCTAGACTAGAAtatgaagtctcgacccgaaacgtcaactgtagtccacagatgctgcctgatctgcttagtTCTTCCAggtgtttttttgctccagattccatcacctgcagtctcttgtgcttcTAAGATTCTGACAGTCTTTTTGGAGCTAAACAATAACAACTTGTGTCAGAACTATTGGCAAATGGCAAATTATAGTGGCCATTTAATCTATTAATCTTAACGACTTTGAAATGCAGGAGTAAACTGGGGCCACCTGCTTGAAACTCATCGACACTATGGATTGCCAGTTGCGTCCCACATCAAGATAATAATGAATAGGCACTTTAAGACTCAAGTGTGTGGGAAGTTGTGTCGGATGGGTGAGAGATAGCTGTGGGATAATATAATGCAAGATCAAACAACCCaactgcagcacggtggcgcagcggtagagttgctgccttaatgcacttgctgcgccagggacccgggatcaatcccgtctatgggcgctgtctgtacggagtttgtacgttctccccgtaacctgcgagggttttttgccccaagatcttcggtttcctcccacgtacagatttgtaggttacttggcttggtatcagTCTAAATTATCCCTAAAGTGTGTTAATGTACGGAGTATGTTAATGTGCcagtgggtgggccaaagggcctgtttctctaaattaaactaaagctgTGTAACTCAATTATGTATTCCCAACACTTGGATTCCTGCAAGACAATCTGTGCCTTGTTGAGCAGACAGGTCTCACCAACAAAAGGAATGATTTTCTATGACAATTTGGTTTTAGTTTATAAAATATGGTAAACAGGAGATTCAAGTGAAGGCTTCCCTGAGAGGCACACATACCTGTTCTTCACAAAAGCTCAAAAGGAACATATGCACATAGCACATGGTTGTGGAAAGGCACAAGCTTGTAATGGCCAATTAAATATTTCTTGGGCTCCAGAATAtttcttggtcatctgttgccggccctgctttgttctggccttttcttaccttcagttccctcccctctactttcagtctgaagaaaggtctcaacttgaaacgtcacccaacctttttctccagagatgctgcctgactggccgagtcactttgtgtctgtctttgatttagttttcgttttagagatacagcgcggtaacaggtccgtcgccccaccgagtccacgtcgactagcgatcccagtgcactatcttacacacgctagggataatttatagttataccaagccaattaacctacaaacctgtatttctttggagtgtggaaggaaactggagactcGTGTTTTATGTCAACATGATGCTGTGGTTTTCCTAGTACACAGTTTATATTTTCAGAAGGGAGTGCAGAAGAAGCTTTAAAGATGATATTTTGAGCATAAGAGCACAGAAAAGCCAAAACGTAACCAATTAGCATTTGGATCATTTACCTCTGCGTGACATTACTGATCAGGATGCAGAACGTTCATTTATATAGCATCAGCTGTCTCAAAAACTGTATCCATTGAAACCATTTTTTTGAAGTGTAGTCCTTGCTGCCATTTAGGAAATAGAAAcgttaattaaattaaaaattttgtgtacaaaatcatgagaggaatggatcggtagacacttgcccagagtaggggaatcgagaaccgggggagataggtttaagatgaagggggaaagatttaataggaatctgaggggtaaccttttcatgcaaagggtggcaggtgtgtggaacgagctgccagaggggtagattaggcaggtactatcacatgatttaagaaacatttaggcaggtacatggagaggacaggtttagagggatatgggccaaatgcaggcaggtaggactagtgtagatgggacacatttgccagtgtggcaagttgggatgaagggcttatttccacgctgtaagactctatgactctaaataaatTTGCTGGGCAGGTCACACAGATATTAATGAGATAATGATTGGGTCATCTGCTTGTTGTGATGCTCAACTAGAACCTCCTGCTCTTTGAAAACCTgtttgtgagaccacacttggacaactatgtgcagttctggtcacccagctacagGGAGGATGCAGCCTGGGGCTTGAGTTATCTGGAGCGGTTGGGTAGATTGGGCCTTTTATCATTGGAGTGTAGAAgactgagtggtgatcttataaaagCATACAAATCACATAAGGCATCTTATAAAGTCATACAAATACAAAGGCATGAGAATTCACATAAACCAGTTTGTTAGTAACCTGAGAAGCCACTGTACTGCACTGGTACCAACCTGATCGAGTGCTCAAGTCTTTATGGTTGCTGTGGGATAACATCACGACTAAGGGGGTACTCAATGTTCTTTTAAAAATCAAGTACCCAGGGAGAAGGAAGCAGGTCTACTGGTGTACAATAGATAGAGATCAgtaaatgctggaagtactcagcagatcaaacagcatctatggaaagagcaaGCCATTCAGAGTCAGTGATCTACTGTCCATGGTATTGATGCGATCTGGTTTCCTGTGTGTACACACTGTGCATTActaacattttctgttcttatgtGTGTTATAAGATCTTTACTGCCCTATTCCCACCTCAAGAATATAGCTTACAGTCTCTGCTATTTTTACCGTACCCTGTGGAATctttttaatttcttattttcttaTATCAAGTCTCACTTGCACAAGGCTACATATTCCATTCAGGTTTTATTCCTCAAATTCCAGCTCAGTAGAAAAAGAAACTGAaatggtgaggtttttttttacatagcTAGAGAGATAAATATTCTTCAGATGGACAAGATAGACATGTGGATAAAAGTCACTGAAAAATCAACGCCATGGTGCAGCAGGCATTTAGGATGGCAAATGGTGTGATGGTATGAGGCATTTATTGCACAAAGATTTGAATATGAGACATTTAAATTTTGGTCTAATCCCTAATGAAGGATATAGAATGTACCGcagaggaataggccctttgcccatgatgtctgtgccaaatatgacaTCAAGTTAaatcaatctcctctgcctgtacgtgatccatttcattcattccttgcatttccatgtgcctcgtAAATGCCACTCTCGCGTTTGCCTCACCCTTACCCATGGCACCCAGAACGGGTAAAAACATCCAGGTAAaaacaggtttaaaaaaaaacagtttatTTACATGGGTCcttgtaaaaaaaacttgtcctgcacatctcctaaaaactttgcccctctcgccttaaccCAATGCtgtctaatctttgacatttccatccaggtACAAATGTTGCCCACAGTCTatccttgagtttagtttaatgtcatgtgaactgaggtacaataaaaagcttttgttatgtgctaaccagacagcagaaagaaaatacatgattacaatcgagccacagatacatgacaaagggaataacgagCCTCtcatatactctctagaatttaggagattgagaggggatcttatagaaacttacaaaattattaaggggttggacaggctagatgcaggaagattgttcccgatgttggggaagtccaggacaaggggtcacagcttaaagataagggggaaatcctttaaaaccgagatgagaacaacttttttcacacagagagtggtgaatctctggaactctctgccacagagggtagttgaggccagttcattggctatatttaagaggaagttagatgtggcccttgtggctaaggggatcagggggtatggagagaaggcaggtacggaatactgagttggatgatcagccatgatcatattgagtggcggtgcaggctcgaagggccgaatggcctactcctgcacctaatttctatgtttctacttctcTCATGTCTACCCACAACATCCAAGATTCCAGATAACACATTCCAAGtatatccaacctctcctcacaactaataccctttaatccaggcagcattctggtaaacctctttgcaacgtctccaaagcctccaacatccttcctgtaacgggaTGACCGTTATATTTATTGTGGAGGAGCACAGTGAAGATTTACCAGACTGTTCTTGGAGAGGCGGCTTTATCATATTAAGGGAAACTGAGTAGGTGAGCGCTTTATTAATGGTTCAGAAGAGTGAGAAGTGACCTCTCtgaaatgtacaaaatatttGAAGACATGTTTTACTAGCTGAACAAGTCTAGAGCTGAGCTTGATGTCTCAAATATAGAGTAGACCATTTGGGATTAAAGTAAGAAACTTCATCTTACTGGAAGTGTCGAGTCTTTGGGATTCCTTCCCATAGGGACATGCTGGGCTCAGagatttatagagtcatacagtgcggaaacaggccctttggcccaaccttccCATGCCAACAAAGCTCATATCTATCTGAACCTTGAGCCATGAAATCCGAGCCTTGTGCATCAGAGAAAAAATGCCTTGCTGATGAAGAGCATGGGAGCGCTGCACTCCAAAATGTCTCTTC from Leucoraja erinacea ecotype New England chromosome 7, Leri_hhj_1, whole genome shotgun sequence includes the following:
- the lypd6 gene encoding ly6/PLAUR domain-containing protein 6 isoform X1, whose product is MEARPGLAWVLLLSFIADCLKLIQPRDFTVKDIIYLHPSTTPYPGGFKCFTCENAADNYECNRWAPDVYCPRETQYCYTRHKMNAKGDSSSVTKRCVSLKDCLSLGCTQPDHEGYKICTSCCEGTICNLPLPRNTSQAVFATLSPINQTTRQSLHSAVTLTCISLLLLLVE
- the lypd6 gene encoding ly6/PLAUR domain-containing protein 6 isoform X2 codes for the protein MGEGLFPPPDCEEQTTFSHEIRSRATPYPGGFKCFTCENAADNYECNRWAPDVYCPRETQYCYTRHKMNAKGDSSSVTKRCVSLKDCLSLGCTQPDHEGYKICTSCCEGTICNLPLPRNTSQAVFATLSPINQTTRQSLHSAVTLTCISLLLLLVE